From Rutidosis leptorrhynchoides isolate AG116_Rl617_1_P2 chromosome 3, CSIRO_AGI_Rlap_v1, whole genome shotgun sequence, a single genomic window includes:
- the LOC139897383 gene encoding ATP-dependent RNA helicase DEAH13: MFMEGVENRSHLPSINGDDSNVLILAPKKKKTKKEKSLNRGPLKLKKKQSSKQSKSQKRKLKKLEEDKEKSVLLSKSLETLEKYKLQDDAYSLMWSSSSLGQVETAREKRRREMQFAKTGLVLQHSDRPSKRLVNGNGSCEIEPDSNEIYSDSGEIDDTLIKTMNIDTKIADRVKGSCVINPDSNIIYSDPGEKEDTPVQSMIIDTKIVDREIINVEPVHITSSEPPYIERDEDISALETLSSVKELDHEHTDTSMIEDPKASLPISSPDSVAKPMVAVSSTDSGTPMPKPVAVPTVVRVSRPEDVESKRMDLPIVMMEQEIMEAIYENISVIICGETGCGKTTQVPQFLYEAGFGSKSCDGRSGIIGVTQPRRVAVLATARRVAFELGVGLGKEVGFQVRHDKKIGDSCKIKFMTDGILLRELQNDFLLKRYSTIILDEAHERSLNTDILTGMLSRIIVERKKIHEQQIEYELSTGKTIGPDKKIFPLRLILMSATMRVEDFVSNTKIFANPPPVIQVPTRQYPVTVHFSKRTGIVDYIGQAYKKIMAIHKKLPSGGILVFVTGQREVEYLCRKLRKASIDMTKKKSNVNNEVPVVTNSKDLDLNEIDEAFKIENDQQTDRFSSYDNEDDCDWSDDDDDDESYESDDESDLEVVNDKENRVTEDTDFVNVLAEDGNFDSLKAAFEALAGKKSFESAPDDPVLAADLNQLENNSSVKKETKDGSHSALCVLPLYAMLPASSQLRVFEDMKEGERLVVVATNVAETSLTIPGIKYVVDTGREKVKNYNPSNGMETYEVQWISKASAAQRAGRAGRTGPGHCYRLYSSAVFNNIFDDFSTAEILKIPVDGVVLLMKSMGIKEITKFPFPTPPEAKALYEAELCLKSLEAIDCDGKLTPLGKAMSHYPMSPRHSRMLLTVVQILNNGNGSARRNLTLGYALAAAAALSLSNPFVMQFEGGSENNESVIGKEEKRKKKKLKECSKTSRAKFHNSTSDALTVAYALQCFELSENQVEFCDENSLHLKTMQEMSKLRKQLLHLVFNQTSTDTQQDLLWTYGKKDDVERDWMVYINKHPLMLNEEELLGEAICAGWADRVARRVKRISELSEEERKVNATRYQAHKVNETVFLHRWSSVSRTAPEFVVFSELVERKRPYIHGATSVKPKWLARYSSYLCVFSAPLKDPEPYYDPQTDRVYNYVNTTFGDHLWQLPIQSLPVKDEKVKANIFCCAMLDGKVLPCVKKARKFMGAHPKSVLKPEVSSHKRFGKLIYEIRKRNIYSCDMLRKVWDENARVLYDELLEWFQEGFRDNFDHLWEKMQREVRLGPDERFAKLTKKEKKRKHVC, encoded by the exons ATGTTCATGGAGGGTGTAGAAAATAGATCACATTTACCGAG CATAAATGGAGATGATAGCAATGTATTGATCTTGGCACCAAAGAAAAAGAAGACAAAAAAAGAGAAAAGCTTGAATCGG GGACCTCTAAAGTTGAAGAAAAAGCAAAGCTCTAAACAAAGCAAATCCCAGAAGAGAAAGCTAAAGAAACTTGAG GAGGATAAGGAGAAATCGGTTCTTTTATCTAAGAGTCTTGAGACATTAGA AAAATACAAGCTTCAAGATGATGCATATTCACTTATGTGGTCTTCTAGCAGTTTGGGCCAG GTTGAAACTGCCCGTGAGAAACGCAGAAGAGAAATGCAGTTTGCTAAGACGGGTTTGGTACTACAACATAGTGACCGTCCTTCAAAAAGATTAGTCAATGGTAATGGTTCCTGTGAGATTGAACCTGATTCAAATGAAATCTACTCCGATTCAGGCGAAATAGACGACACCCTTATCAAAACCATGAACATAGATACCAAAATCGCTGATAGAGTTAAAGGTTCTTGTGTGATCAACCCTGATTCAAATATAATCTACTCTGATCCAGGCGAAAAAGAGGACACTCCTGTTCAATCCATGATCATAGATACTAAAATCGTTGATAGAGAAATCATAAATGTTGAACCTGTTCATATAACATCTTCAGAACCACCATATATTGAAAGAGACGAAGACATTAGTGCTCTAGAGACTCTATCGTCTGTTAAGGAACTTGATCACGAGCACACTGATACATCAATGATAGAAGATCCCAAAGCTTCATTACCTATATCTAGCCCTGATAGCGTGGCAAAGCCAATG GTGGCCGTCAGCTCTACAGACAGTGGGACCCCCATGCCAAAACCTGTCGCTGTCCCTACGGTGGTCCGTGTATCGAGACCAGAGGATGTTGAGAGCAAGAGGATGGATCTTCCTATTGTCATGATGGAGCAGGAGATTATGGAAGCTATATACGAGAATATTAGCGTTATCATTTGTGGAGAAACAGGGTGCGGTAAAACAACCCAAGTCCCCcaa TTTCTGTATGAAGCTGGTTTTGGTTCTAAAAGTTGTGATGGTCGAAGTGGAATTATCGGTGTTACGCAACCACGCCGTGTGGCTGTTCTTGCAACTGCAAGGCGGGTCGCGTTTGAGCTCGGTGTTGGTTTGGGGAAGGAGGTTGGTTTTCAAGTTAGACATGACAAGAAAATTGGAGACAGCTGTAAAATCAAGTTCATGACTGATGGAATATTGCTTCGAGAATTGCAG AATGACTTTTTGTTGAAACGATATTCGACCATAATATTGGATGAGGCTCATGAAAGGAGTCTGAATACGGACATACTTACTGGAATGCTTTCTCGCATTATCGTTGAACGTAAG AAAATTCATGAACAGCAGATTGAATACGAGTTATCGACAGGAAAAACAATTGGCCCTGACAAAAAGATCTTTCCGTTAAGGCTCATATTAATGAGTGCAACGATGAGGGTTGAAGACTTCGTTTCCAATACTAAAATATTTGCTAATCCACCACCCGTTATTCAAGTTCCAACCCGACAATATCCTGTAACCGTACATTTCTCAAAGAGAACTGGTATCGTGGACTACATTGGtcaagcttataaaaaaataatggCGATCCACAAAAAACTTCCATCTGGTGGAATACTTGTATTTGTGACGGGTCAACGGGAAGTCGAATACTTGTGCCGTAAGTTACGGAAAGCCTCTATTGATATGACCAAGAAAAAGTCAAACGTAAATAATGAGGTACCGGTTGTCACTAATTCTAAGGATTTAGACTTGAATGAGATTGATGAAGCGTTTAAGATCGAAAATGACCAACAAACTGACAGGTTTAGCTCTTATGATAACGAAGATGATTGTGATTGgtcagatgatgatgatgacgatgaatcTTATGAATCGGATGACGAAAGCGATTTGGAGGTAGTTAATGATAAAGAGAATCGTGTTACGGAAGATACCGATTTTGTTAACGTTTTAGCAGAAGACGGGAATTTTGATTCACTGAAAGCCGCTTTCGAAGCTTTAGCCGGAAAGAAAAGTTTCGAAAGTGCTCCGGATGATCCTGTTTTAGCCGCTGATTTGAACCAATTAGAAAATAATTCCTCGGTGAAAAAAGAGACAAAAGATGGGTCCCACAGTGCGTTGTGTGTTTTACCCTTATATGCGATGCTTCCTGCATCTTCACAACTTCGTGTGTTTGAGGACATGAAGGAAGGCGAGCGGTTAGTCGTCGTAGCAACTAACGTTGCCGAAACGTCTCTAACGATCCCGGGGATAAAGTACGTGGTTGATACGGGACGAGAAAAGGTCAAGAATTACAATCCGTCTAACGGAATGGAAACATATGAAGTCCAGTGGATAAGTAAAGCTTCTGCAGCTCAACGGGCCGGAAGAGCTGGAAGAACGGGGCCCGGCCACTGCTATCGTCTGTATTCATCTGCCGTCTTCAACAACATATTTGATGATTTCTCGACCGCTGAAATCTTGAAAATACCTGTTGACGGTGTTGTTCTTCTCATGAAATCCATGGGTATTAAAGAG ATTACAAAGTTCCCGTTTCCTACCCCGCCCGAAGCTAAAGCCTTGTACGAAGCAGAACTCTGTCTCAAATCTCTCGAAGCAATTGATTGTGACGGGAAGTTAACTCCACTCGGGAAAGCAATGTCACATTATCCGATGAGTCCTCGTCATTCGCGAATGCTTCTTACCGTTGTTCAAATTCTAAACAACGGAAACGGTTCTGCACGTCGTAACTTAACTCTCGGATACGCGCTTGCAGCCGCTGCAGCTTTAAGCTTATCGAATCCTTTCGTTATGCAGTTCGAAGGAGGATCAGAAAACAATGAAAGTGTTATCGGTAAGGAAGAAAAACGGAAGAAGAAAAAATTAAAAGAATGTTCAAAAACGTCTCGTGCGAAATTTCATAACTCTACCAGTGACGCTTTAACTGTAGCGTACGCGTTGCAGTGTTTCGAACTATCGGAAAATCAAGTAGAATTTTGTGACGAGAATTCGTTGCATCTTAAAACGATGCAAGAAATGTCGAAATTGAGAAAACAGCTTCTGCATTTAGTGTTTAACCAAACGTCGACTGATACACAACAAGACCTATTATGGACTTACGGAAAAAAAGACGATGTCGAACGCGATTGGATGGTTTACATTAACAAGCATCCGTTAATGTTAAACGAAGAGGAACTTTTAGGGGAAGCTATATGTGCTGGGTGGGCTGATAGAGTAGCAAGACGCGTTAAACGAATTTCGGAATTATCTGAAGAAGAGAGAAAAGTTAACGCAACCCGTTATCAAGCTCACAAAGTTAACGAAACGGTGTTTCTTCATCGTTGGTCGTCTGTTTCGAGAACCGCACCCGAGTTTGTGGTTTTCAGTGAACTTGTTGAGAGAAAACGCCCGTATATACACGGAGCAACGAGTGTAAAGCCAAAATGGCTTGCGAGATATTCATCGTATCTTTGCGTTTTTTCCGCTCCGCTTAAGGACCCGGAACCGTATTACGACCCGCAAACCGACCGGGTTTATAATTACGTGAATACGACTTTTGGTGACCATTTATGGCAGCTTCCGATACAAAGTTTACCTGTGAAAGATGAGAAAGTAAAAGCGAATATTTTTTGTTGCGCGATGCTTGACGGAAAAGTGTTACCGTGTGTGAAAAAGGCGAGGAAGTTTATGGGGGCCCACCCAAAGAGTGTTTTAAAGCCGGAGGTATCTAGTCATAAGAGATTTGGGAAACTCATTTACGAGATAAGAAAAAGGAACATTTATAGTTGTGATATGTTAAGGAAGGTGTGGGATGAAAATGCAAGAGTATTGTATGATGAACTTTTGGAATGGTTTCAAGAGGGATTTCGGGATAATTTTGACCATTTGTGGGAAAAAATGCAGCGAGAAGTCCGTTTGGGTCCTGATGAACGGTTTGCCAAGCTAACAAAGAAAGAGAAGAAGAGAAAACACGTATGTTGA
- the LOC139897384 gene encoding uncharacterized protein isoform X2, whose product MYLHNFFFITTSLKPSLPIHKFPSIKCTADTSHHRFNLAQSLQSETLNILEWPSVCNQISAFTSTTMAGTAALNGQVPIGRTPDESRKFLNQTSAAFALPLPPDFSGIEDVSVIVEAAVSGQLLSIREICAVKRTLQSAKVLFVQLEKVNLQSDRYYPLLEILQNCNFLTELEQKIDFCIDSKLSIILDRASEDLEIIRSERKSNMEDLDSLLKDISTKIFQAGGIDKPLVTKRRSRLCVGIRASHKSLLPNGIVLNVSSSGATYFMEPKEAVDLNNMEVRLSNAEKVEEQAILGLLSSEIAESEFEIKHLLDSVLEIDFAIARAAHARWINGVCPVLNESGLLSVDIEGIQHPLLLEASLKSLSHNIASKSINSVLWCEINGVTSQRFTFPVPIDIKVKNETRVVVISGPNTGGKTASMKTLGLASIMLKAGMYLPAKNHPTLPWFDYVLADIGDSQSLEQSLSTFSGHLSRICKMLEVTSKKSLILIDEIGSGTDPSEGVALSTSILEYLKDRVNLAVTTTHYADLSLLKKKDSRYENAAMEFSLETLQPTYRILWGSTGESNALNIAKSIGFDENLVARAETWVERLMPDKAEKRRGLLYQSLMDEKNRLELEANRAAHIYSNTMNLYNEILNEAVDLPIREAALKAKETQKIQKEVISVKSQIEKIVKDFEEKLTTTSVDQLNALLKESESAISSIVEAHRYTEEMSVTEAEISSVRLKVGDQVIVRGLGNKLATIVEPPGTDGTALVQYGKISVRVNVRSMRAVQSSDMTTPTANSQSQTKKQRIKSLKSLSDDISNNSKEVSYGPVLQTSKNTVDLRGMRVEEASRHLNLAIDSTGSASVLFIIHGMGTGVVKECTQTILKKHPRVVKFEQDGPTNYGCTVAYIK is encoded by the exons ATGTATCTCCACAATTTCTTCTTCATCACAACTTCCTTAAAACCCTCACTTCCAATTCACAAATTCCCTTCAATCAAATGCACGGCAGATACATCTCATCACCGATTCAACCTCGCACAATCACTACAATCCGAAACATTAAACATTCTCGAATGGCCGTCGGTGTGCAAccagatctccgctttcacttctacTACGATGGCCGGTACGGCTGCCCTAAACGGTCAGGTTCCGATTGGACGAACGCCTGACGAGAGCAGGAAGTTTTTAAATCAAACTTCGGCTGCTTTCGCGCTTCCTTTACCGCCTGATTTTTCAGGAATTGAAGATGTTTCGGTGATCGTTGAGGCGGCTGTTTCCGGTCAGTTGCTTTCGATCAGAGAGATTTGTGCGGTGAAACGGACATTACAGTCAGCTAAGGTTTTGTTTGTTCAGTTGGAGAAGGTTAATCTACAATCAGATAG GTACTATCCTCTGCTTGAAATTCTTCAGAATTGCAATTTTTTAACGGAGCTGGAGCAGAAAATAGACTTCTGTATAGACAGTAAGCTCTCAATCATTCTTGATAGAGCCAGCGAAGATTTAGAGATTATTAGGTCTGAAAGAAAAAGTAACATGGAAGATCTCGACTCTTTATTAAAAGACATATCCACAAAGATTTTTCAGGCTGGGGGTATCGACAAACCATTAGTAACCAAACGCCGATCAAGATTATGTGTTGGTATTCGGGCTTCTCATAAATCATTGTTACCAAATGGTATAGTTTTGAATGTTAGCAGCTCGGGAGCAACGTACTTTATGGAACCCAAAGAAGCGGTGGACTTAAACAACATGGAAGTCAGGCTTTCAAATGCTGAAAAAGTTGAGGAACAAGCCATATTAGGTTTGTTGTCATCTGAAATCGCAGAATCGGAATTCGAGATTAAGCACTTGTTAGATAGTGTTCTTGAAATTGATTTTGCAATTGCAAGAGCTGCTCATGCTCGGTGGATAAATGGGGTATGTCCAGTTTTAAACGAATCTGGTCTCTTGTCAGTAGATATTGAAGGTATACAACATCCTTTGCTTCTTGAGGCCTCTTTGAAAAGTTTATCACATAATATAGCTTCCAAATCTATAAACTCTGTTCTTTGGTGTGAGATAAATGGAGTGACAAGTCAACGGTTTACTTTTCCTGTTCCAATTGACATTAAAGTTAAAAATGAAACAAGGGTGGTTGTGATCTCAGGACCTAACACTGGGGGTAAAACTGCTTCAATGAAAACATTAGGATTGGCGTCGATTATGTTGAAGGCCGGTATGTATTTACCAGCTAAAAATCATCCGACCCTTCCATGGTTTGATTATGTTTTAGCAGATATAGGAGACAGTCAG TCTCTGGAACAAAGCCTTTCAACGTTTAGTGGTCACCTTTCACGGATCTGTAAGATGTTAGAAGTGACCTCCAAAAAATCACTCATTCTTATCGACGAAATTGGAAGTGGGACCGACCCATCAGAGGGCGTagcactatcaactagcatacTTGAGTATCTTAAAGATAGAGTTAACTTAGCTGTAACAACTACACATTATGCAGATTTATCTCTTCTTAAAAAGAAAGATTCTCGATATGAGAATGCAGCAATGGAGTTCTCATTGGAGACTCTACAACCTACTTACAGAATACTATGGGGTAGCACAGGCGAATCGAATGCATTGAACATTGCTAAATCGATAGGGTTCGATGAAAATTTAGTTGCACGTGCAGAAACATGGGTCGAGAGGTTGATGCCAGATAAGGCAGAGAAACGGAGAGGTTTGCTTTATCAGTCTTTAATGGATGAAAAAAACAGATTAGAACTTGAGGCAAACAGAGCTGCACATATATATTCAAACACAATGAATCTTTATAATGAG ATTCTAAATGAGGCAGTTGATCTTCCCATACGCGAAGCAGCTCTTAAGGCAAAAGAAACTCAAAAGATCCAAAAGGAAGTAATTTCCGTTAAGTCTCAGATAGAGAAAATAGTGAAGGACTTTGAAGAAAAGCTTACAACTACTAGTGTCGATCAGCTTAATGCACTTCTTAAAGAATCCGAGTCTGCTATTTCTTCAATTGTTGAGGCTCATCGGTACACTGAAGAGATGTCTGTAACAGAAGCAGAAATATCTTCTGTTAGACTGAAGGTGGGGGACCAAGTAATTGTGAGAGGATTAGGAAATAAATTGGCAACTATAGTTGAACCACCTGGGACTGATGGTACTGCCCTTGTCCAATATGGTAAAATTAGTGTTCGTGTGAATGTAAGAAGTATGAGAGCTGTTCAGAGTAGTGATATGACCACCCCAACAGCAAATTCACAATCACAAACCAAAAAGCAG AGGATCAAAAGCCTAAAGAGTTTATCAGATGATATCAGCAATAATAGTAAAGAGGTTTCATATGGACCAGTGCTTCAGACATCAAAGAACACAGTTGATTTACGTGGTATGAGAGTGGAGGAAGCATCTCGCCACCTTAATTTGGCTATAGATTCAACTGGGTCTGCCTCGGTTCTCTTTATTATTCACGGGATGGGTACGGGTGTTGTGAAGGAATGCACACAAACAATATTAAAAAAACACCCGCGTGTTGTTAAGTTTGAACAAGACGGTCCAACTAATTATGGTTGTACAGTTGCatacattaaataa
- the LOC139897384 gene encoding uncharacterized protein isoform X1, translated as MYLHNFFFITTSLKPSLPIHKFPSIKCTADTSHHRFNLAQSLQSETLNILEWPSVCNQISAFTSTTMAGTAALNGQVPIGRTPDESRKFLNQTSAAFALPLPPDFSGIEDVSVIVEAAVSGQLLSIREICAVKRTLQSAKVLFVQLEKVNLQSDRYYPLLEILQNCNFLTELEQKIDFCIDSKLSIILDRASEDLEIIRSERKSNMEDLDSLLKDISTKIFQAGGIDKPLVTKRRSRLCVGIRASHKSLLPNGIVLNVSSSGATYFMEPKEAVDLNNMEVRLSNAEKVEEQAILGLLSSEIAESEFEIKHLLDSVLEIDFAIARAAHARWINGVCPVLNESGLLSVDIEGIQHPLLLEASLKSLSHNIASKSINSVLWCEINGVTSQRFTFPVPIDIKVKNETRVVVISGPNTGGKTASMKTLGLASIMLKAGMYLPAKNHPTLPWFDYVLADIGDSQSLEQSLSTFSGHLSRICKMLEVTSKKSLILIDEIGSGTDPSEGVALSTSILEYLKDRVNLAVTTTHYADLSLLKKKDSRYENAAMEFSLETLQPTYRILWGSTGESNALNIAKSIGFDENLVARAETWVERLMPDKAEKRRGLLYQSLMDEKNRLELEANRAAHIYSNTMNLYNEILNEAVDLPIREAALKAKETQKIQKEVISVKSQIEKIVKDFEEKLTTTSVDQLNALLKESESAISSIVEAHRYTEEMSVTEAEISSVRLKVGDQVIVRGLGNKLATIVEPPGTDGTALVQYGKISVRVNVRSMRAVQSSDMTTPTANSQSQTKKQGQRIKSLKSLSDDISNNSKEVSYGPVLQTSKNTVDLRGMRVEEASRHLNLAIDSTGSASVLFIIHGMGTGVVKECTQTILKKHPRVVKFEQDGPTNYGCTVAYIK; from the exons ATGTATCTCCACAATTTCTTCTTCATCACAACTTCCTTAAAACCCTCACTTCCAATTCACAAATTCCCTTCAATCAAATGCACGGCAGATACATCTCATCACCGATTCAACCTCGCACAATCACTACAATCCGAAACATTAAACATTCTCGAATGGCCGTCGGTGTGCAAccagatctccgctttcacttctacTACGATGGCCGGTACGGCTGCCCTAAACGGTCAGGTTCCGATTGGACGAACGCCTGACGAGAGCAGGAAGTTTTTAAATCAAACTTCGGCTGCTTTCGCGCTTCCTTTACCGCCTGATTTTTCAGGAATTGAAGATGTTTCGGTGATCGTTGAGGCGGCTGTTTCCGGTCAGTTGCTTTCGATCAGAGAGATTTGTGCGGTGAAACGGACATTACAGTCAGCTAAGGTTTTGTTTGTTCAGTTGGAGAAGGTTAATCTACAATCAGATAG GTACTATCCTCTGCTTGAAATTCTTCAGAATTGCAATTTTTTAACGGAGCTGGAGCAGAAAATAGACTTCTGTATAGACAGTAAGCTCTCAATCATTCTTGATAGAGCCAGCGAAGATTTAGAGATTATTAGGTCTGAAAGAAAAAGTAACATGGAAGATCTCGACTCTTTATTAAAAGACATATCCACAAAGATTTTTCAGGCTGGGGGTATCGACAAACCATTAGTAACCAAACGCCGATCAAGATTATGTGTTGGTATTCGGGCTTCTCATAAATCATTGTTACCAAATGGTATAGTTTTGAATGTTAGCAGCTCGGGAGCAACGTACTTTATGGAACCCAAAGAAGCGGTGGACTTAAACAACATGGAAGTCAGGCTTTCAAATGCTGAAAAAGTTGAGGAACAAGCCATATTAGGTTTGTTGTCATCTGAAATCGCAGAATCGGAATTCGAGATTAAGCACTTGTTAGATAGTGTTCTTGAAATTGATTTTGCAATTGCAAGAGCTGCTCATGCTCGGTGGATAAATGGGGTATGTCCAGTTTTAAACGAATCTGGTCTCTTGTCAGTAGATATTGAAGGTATACAACATCCTTTGCTTCTTGAGGCCTCTTTGAAAAGTTTATCACATAATATAGCTTCCAAATCTATAAACTCTGTTCTTTGGTGTGAGATAAATGGAGTGACAAGTCAACGGTTTACTTTTCCTGTTCCAATTGACATTAAAGTTAAAAATGAAACAAGGGTGGTTGTGATCTCAGGACCTAACACTGGGGGTAAAACTGCTTCAATGAAAACATTAGGATTGGCGTCGATTATGTTGAAGGCCGGTATGTATTTACCAGCTAAAAATCATCCGACCCTTCCATGGTTTGATTATGTTTTAGCAGATATAGGAGACAGTCAG TCTCTGGAACAAAGCCTTTCAACGTTTAGTGGTCACCTTTCACGGATCTGTAAGATGTTAGAAGTGACCTCCAAAAAATCACTCATTCTTATCGACGAAATTGGAAGTGGGACCGACCCATCAGAGGGCGTagcactatcaactagcatacTTGAGTATCTTAAAGATAGAGTTAACTTAGCTGTAACAACTACACATTATGCAGATTTATCTCTTCTTAAAAAGAAAGATTCTCGATATGAGAATGCAGCAATGGAGTTCTCATTGGAGACTCTACAACCTACTTACAGAATACTATGGGGTAGCACAGGCGAATCGAATGCATTGAACATTGCTAAATCGATAGGGTTCGATGAAAATTTAGTTGCACGTGCAGAAACATGGGTCGAGAGGTTGATGCCAGATAAGGCAGAGAAACGGAGAGGTTTGCTTTATCAGTCTTTAATGGATGAAAAAAACAGATTAGAACTTGAGGCAAACAGAGCTGCACATATATATTCAAACACAATGAATCTTTATAATGAG ATTCTAAATGAGGCAGTTGATCTTCCCATACGCGAAGCAGCTCTTAAGGCAAAAGAAACTCAAAAGATCCAAAAGGAAGTAATTTCCGTTAAGTCTCAGATAGAGAAAATAGTGAAGGACTTTGAAGAAAAGCTTACAACTACTAGTGTCGATCAGCTTAATGCACTTCTTAAAGAATCCGAGTCTGCTATTTCTTCAATTGTTGAGGCTCATCGGTACACTGAAGAGATGTCTGTAACAGAAGCAGAAATATCTTCTGTTAGACTGAAGGTGGGGGACCAAGTAATTGTGAGAGGATTAGGAAATAAATTGGCAACTATAGTTGAACCACCTGGGACTGATGGTACTGCCCTTGTCCAATATGGTAAAATTAGTGTTCGTGTGAATGTAAGAAGTATGAGAGCTGTTCAGAGTAGTGATATGACCACCCCAACAGCAAATTCACAATCACAAACCAAAAAGCAG GGACAGAGGATCAAAAGCCTAAAGAGTTTATCAGATGATATCAGCAATAATAGTAAAGAGGTTTCATATGGACCAGTGCTTCAGACATCAAAGAACACAGTTGATTTACGTGGTATGAGAGTGGAGGAAGCATCTCGCCACCTTAATTTGGCTATAGATTCAACTGGGTCTGCCTCGGTTCTCTTTATTATTCACGGGATGGGTACGGGTGTTGTGAAGGAATGCACACAAACAATATTAAAAAAACACCCGCGTGTTGTTAAGTTTGAACAAGACGGTCCAACTAATTATGGTTGTACAGTTGCatacattaaataa